A genomic stretch from Caulobacter sp. FWC2 includes:
- a CDS encoding very short patch repair endonuclease, with the protein MTTDVYDQAKRSAVMARVKSKNTKPEKALRRILTGLGARYRLHRKDLPGNPDLVMPGRKLAIFVHGCFWHGHDCARGARVPKANRDYWLAKVARNVARDARSVEALGAAGWRVEVVWECAFKDEAALTARLQALLASTSTSSGDAIASART; encoded by the coding sequence ATGACCACCGACGTCTACGATCAGGCCAAGCGCTCGGCCGTCATGGCGCGGGTAAAGAGCAAGAACACCAAGCCCGAAAAGGCCCTGCGTCGCATCCTGACGGGTCTGGGCGCCCGCTATCGCCTGCATCGCAAGGACCTGCCGGGAAATCCTGACCTTGTGATGCCGGGGCGCAAGCTGGCGATCTTCGTCCATGGCTGCTTCTGGCACGGGCATGACTGCGCGCGAGGCGCGCGGGTCCCCAAGGCCAATCGCGACTACTGGCTGGCCAAGGTGGCGCGCAACGTCGCCCGCGACGCGCGGTCGGTCGAGGCGCTGGGGGCGGCCGGCTGGCGGGTCGAGGTGGTCTGGGAGTGCGCCTTCAAGGACGAGGCGGCGCTGACCGCGCGGCTTCAGGCCCTGCTGGCCTCGACGTCGACGTCTTCGGGTGACGCGATCGCGTCCGCCAGGACCTGA
- a CDS encoding ATP-binding protein encodes MSTMEVQGDVARVTASRLADTYLRVVATVVIAVVMQVYLHTTWGWLWALAYLLCCAIGLWVRRPSMIDPDAPVATWRRLAAFVAPAITSTAFGALSIVLFSSHIRFAPTLGGMLLAGALLNVVVINAGNRSATLMASTPHVLYLLVVPFVAKAANPGANLADVLWFGAILMIASVAVASRTLDAALKAEADAKAEAERRRHEAEEAVAAKSAFVAMISHELRTPISAILAGAARLHSEVPEASSKVHAQLIADAGGLMRTLLNDLLDFSRLEAGRMSVEKSAFNLRQALSDTLRFWRPEAARKGLRLRVTGAASLPRWTAGDAMRLKQVLNNLLSNAIKFTERGHVTVLLDAQPVGDQIQLSITVHDTGPGIPDAALPRLFTPFDQLNATVVRQYGGSGLGLAISRELARLMGGDLTAANASKPGDGGEGARFTLIAMLETAETPRADDESRSITGLRVLVVDDHVVNRRAIELVLEPFGVDATLTESGEEALERLRSEVFDAVLMDLYMPGMDGREATKILRSRDGPNRDIPVIAVTASATPKDWEACAAAGMNAHVAKPIDPAELFSALAQVLADAIASPEDVDVEASRA; translated from the coding sequence ATGTCGACGATGGAAGTGCAGGGAGACGTAGCGCGCGTCACCGCTTCGCGGCTTGCGGACACGTATCTGCGCGTGGTGGCGACGGTCGTCATCGCCGTGGTGATGCAGGTCTATCTGCATACGACCTGGGGCTGGCTGTGGGCTCTGGCCTACCTGCTCTGCTGCGCGATCGGGCTCTGGGTGCGCCGCCCCTCGATGATCGATCCGGACGCCCCTGTCGCGACCTGGCGTCGCCTGGCCGCCTTCGTGGCCCCAGCCATCACCTCGACGGCGTTCGGCGCCCTGTCGATCGTGCTGTTTTCATCGCACATCCGTTTCGCGCCGACCCTGGGCGGCATGTTGCTGGCGGGCGCACTGCTGAACGTGGTGGTGATCAACGCCGGCAATCGCTCGGCCACCCTGATGGCCTCCACGCCCCACGTGCTCTATCTGCTGGTCGTCCCGTTCGTGGCCAAGGCGGCCAATCCGGGCGCCAATCTCGCGGATGTGCTGTGGTTTGGGGCGATCTTGATGATCGCCTCGGTCGCCGTGGCCAGCCGAACCCTTGACGCGGCCCTGAAGGCCGAGGCTGACGCCAAGGCCGAGGCCGAGCGCCGCCGCCACGAGGCCGAGGAGGCCGTGGCCGCGAAGTCCGCCTTCGTGGCGATGATCAGTCACGAGCTGCGCACCCCGATCAGCGCCATCCTGGCCGGGGCCGCGCGCCTGCACAGCGAGGTCCCCGAGGCCAGTTCCAAGGTCCACGCCCAGCTGATCGCCGACGCGGGCGGGTTGATGCGCACCCTGCTGAACGATCTGCTGGACTTCTCGCGCCTGGAAGCCGGCCGCATGTCGGTGGAAAAGAGCGCCTTCAACCTGCGCCAGGCCCTGTCCGACACCCTGCGCTTCTGGCGCCCCGAAGCGGCCCGCAAAGGGCTGCGCCTGCGGGTGACGGGAGCGGCCAGCCTGCCGCGCTGGACCGCCGGCGACGCCATGCGGCTGAAGCAGGTCCTGAACAACCTGCTCAGCAACGCCATCAAGTTCACCGAGCGCGGCCACGTCACCGTCTTGCTCGACGCCCAGCCCGTCGGCGATCAGATCCAGCTGTCGATCACGGTCCATGACACCGGTCCCGGCATCCCCGACGCCGCGCTGCCGCGCCTTTTCACGCCGTTCGACCAGCTGAACGCGACCGTCGTCCGCCAGTATGGCGGCTCGGGCCTGGGCCTTGCGATCAGCCGCGAACTGGCCCGCCTGATGGGCGGCGACCTGACGGCCGCGAACGCCTCCAAGCCAGGCGATGGGGGTGAGGGCGCACGCTTCACCCTGATCGCGATGCTTGAAACGGCCGAGACGCCGCGCGCCGATGACGAGAGCCGCTCGATCACCGGCTTGCGGGTGCTGGTCGTCGACGATCACGTCGTCAACCGCCGGGCCATCGAACTGGTCCTGGAGCCGTTCGGCGTCGACGCCACGCTGACGGAGTCCGGCGAGGAGGCCCTCGAACGCCTCCGTTCGGAAGTGTTCGATGCGGTGCTGATGGACCTCTACATGCCCGGGATGGACGGCCGGGAAGCCACGAAGATCCTGCGGTCCCGCGATGGCCCCAACCGCGACATCCCGGTGATCGCCGTCACGGCTTCGGCCACGCCCAAGGACTGGGAGGCCTGCGCCGCCGCCGGCATGAACGCCCACGTCGCCAAGCCGATCGACCCCGCCGAGTTGTTCAGCGCCCTGGCTCAGGTCCTGGCGGACGCGATCGCGTCACCCGAAGACGTCGACGTCGAGGCCAGCAGGGCCTGA
- a CDS encoding DUF167 domain-containing protein, with the protein MSLAKEIVAVRLTPRGGRDAVDGWALDGDGRPYLKVRVSSPPVDGAANAALLVFLAKTLKIPRSAVRLVAGETARVKRLELDGVTGANLEEAFGPRP; encoded by the coding sequence ATCTCCTTGGCTAAGGAAATCGTGGCCGTTCGGTTGACCCCGCGCGGCGGTCGCGACGCGGTGGACGGCTGGGCGCTGGACGGCGACGGGCGGCCCTATCTGAAGGTGCGCGTCTCCAGCCCGCCGGTCGACGGCGCGGCCAACGCCGCTCTTTTGGTCTTCCTGGCCAAGACCCTCAAGATCCCGCGATCGGCCGTTCGGCTGGTCGCCGGGGAGACCGCCCGCGTCAAGAGGTTGGAACTTGACGGCGTCACCGGCGCCAACCTTGAGGAGGCTTTCGGCCCGCGCCCTTAA
- a CDS encoding YggT family protein — protein MAPIINLVFFIINALLDLLWWAIVISAILSWLFAFDVINRRNQFVYNVATFLDRVTDPILAPFRRIIPSIGGVDISPIVVLLLLRGIQLFIMPALQGTLLNLLG, from the coding sequence ATGGCGCCGATCATCAATCTCGTCTTCTTCATCATCAACGCCCTGCTCGACCTGCTGTGGTGGGCGATCGTCATCTCGGCGATCCTGAGCTGGCTGTTCGCCTTCGATGTGATCAATCGGCGCAACCAGTTCGTCTACAACGTGGCGACCTTCCTGGACCGCGTCACCGACCCGATTCTCGCGCCTTTCCGCCGGATCATTCCGTCGATCGGCGGCGTCGACATCAGCCCGATCGTCGTGCTGCTGCTGCTGCGCGGCATCCAGCTGTTCATCATGCCGGCCCTGCAAGGCACGCTGCTGAATCTCCTTGGCTAA
- a CDS encoding carbohydrate porin, which translates to MRQSQANRAKTNRAASRLAVAAFLIAAGGLAAPAAHAEDRAFKLSGAYTGDIAGTVSGGLAKRRRVLDDLQVFGDLDLDKAVGWKGASAHFELLNNSGGMPNEDAGTLQGVDNIEVTRHRARLFEAWVEQGFGDKGSIRAGLYDLNSEFYANDSAGMLLAPAFGIGSELAATGPNGPSIFPSTSLAVRLRWTPDAHVYAQAAALNANAGVLGDPGGIKTSLDNGLLLIAEAGWQGRGKVAFGAWRYTDKQDDIRFLAPSGDPAPATAHGAYVLLERRLTGEADVRRTTAFARLGVSDGDTTAFRGGWQAGMLVEHVFESRPDSAFSIGVNQAFLSGKYRDNAIDAGLRLRRAESAIEVTYADKIGPVTIQPDIQYLMDPGAESGVGHALVAILRIGVEF; encoded by the coding sequence ATGCGCCAATCTCAGGCCAATAGGGCGAAGACCAACCGGGCCGCCAGTCGTTTGGCGGTCGCCGCGTTCCTGATCGCCGCCGGGGGCCTGGCCGCCCCTGCCGCGCACGCCGAGGACCGCGCCTTCAAGCTCAGCGGCGCCTATACAGGCGATATCGCGGGCACGGTGAGCGGAGGGCTCGCCAAGCGCCGCCGCGTGCTGGACGACCTGCAAGTCTTCGGCGACCTCGACCTCGACAAGGCCGTCGGCTGGAAGGGCGCGAGCGCCCACTTCGAGCTGCTGAACAACAGCGGCGGCATGCCGAACGAGGATGCAGGTACGCTGCAGGGCGTCGACAATATCGAGGTCACGCGCCACCGCGCCCGCCTCTTCGAGGCCTGGGTCGAACAGGGCTTTGGGGACAAGGGCTCCATTCGCGCCGGCCTCTACGACCTCAACAGCGAATTCTATGCCAACGACAGCGCCGGCATGCTGCTGGCGCCGGCCTTCGGCATCGGCTCGGAACTGGCGGCCACGGGCCCGAACGGCCCGTCGATCTTCCCGTCCACGTCCCTGGCCGTGCGCTTGCGCTGGACGCCCGACGCGCACGTCTACGCCCAAGCCGCAGCGCTCAACGCCAATGCCGGCGTGCTGGGTGACCCGGGCGGGATCAAGACCTCGCTCGATAACGGCCTGCTGCTGATCGCCGAGGCCGGCTGGCAGGGTCGGGGCAAGGTGGCGTTCGGCGCGTGGCGCTATACCGACAAGCAGGACGACATCCGTTTCCTGGCCCCGTCGGGCGATCCCGCCCCGGCGACGGCGCACGGCGCCTATGTGCTGCTGGAGCGCCGCCTGACCGGCGAGGCGGATGTTCGCAGGACGACCGCCTTCGCCCGCCTGGGCGTCTCCGACGGCGACACCACCGCATTTAGAGGCGGCTGGCAGGCGGGCATGCTGGTGGAGCACGTCTTCGAGAGCCGGCCCGATAGCGCCTTCTCGATCGGCGTCAACCAGGCGTTCCTGTCGGGCAAGTACCGCGACAACGCCATCGACGCCGGCCTGCGCCTGAGACGCGCGGAAAGCGCGATCGAAGTGACCTATGCGGATAAGATCGGGCCGGTCACCATCCAGCCCGACATCCAGTACTTGATGGATCCTGGCGCCGAAAGCGGTGTGGGCCACGCCTTGGTGGCGATCCTGCGGATCGGGGTGGAGTTCTAA
- the tkt gene encoding transketolase: protein MPVSPIKMADAIRVLSMDAVHKAKSGHQGMPMGMADVATVLWGKFLKFDASQPNWHDRDRFVLSAGHGSMLLYSLLHLTGFKAVTMKEIENFRQWGSLTPGHPEVHHTPGVETTTGPLGQGLATAVGMAMAEAHLAGRFGSELVDHRTWVIAGDGCLMEGVSHEAISIAGRLKLNKLTVLFDDNNTTIDGEATIAETGDQVGRFKAAGWAVKVVDGHDHAKIAAALRWATKQDRPTMIACKTLISKGAGPKEGDPHSHGYTLFDDQIRDARVAMGWDAEPFTVPGDIATAWKSVGRRGAKVRKAWEAKLAASINASDFKRAMAGELPESAFEALDAHIAKAVETKPVNATRVHSGSALDQLIPAIPDMIGGSADLTGSNNTLVKGMGAFDAPEYTGRYVHYGVREFGMAAAMNGMSLHGGVIPYSGTFLAFADYSRAAIRLGALMEARVIHVMTHDSIGLGEDGPTHQPVEQVASLRAIPNLLVFRPADAVEAAECWKVALQHQRTPSVMALSRQKTPHVRTGGGDLSAKGAYELLAAEGGEAEVTIFASGTEVGVAVAARDILQANGKPTRVVSTPCWELFDKQDAAYQASVIGTAPVRVAVEAGIKMGWERFIGEDGKFVGMKSFGASAPFERLYKEFGITAEAVAEAAGA, encoded by the coding sequence ATGCCCGTTTCGCCCATCAAGATGGCCGACGCGATCCGCGTCCTTTCCATGGACGCCGTGCACAAGGCCAAGTCCGGCCACCAGGGCATGCCGATGGGCATGGCCGACGTCGCGACCGTCCTGTGGGGTAAGTTCCTGAAGTTCGACGCGTCTCAGCCGAACTGGCACGACCGCGACCGCTTCGTGCTGTCGGCAGGTCACGGCTCGATGCTGCTCTATTCCCTACTTCACCTGACCGGCTTCAAGGCCGTGACGATGAAGGAGATCGAGAACTTCCGTCAGTGGGGGTCGCTGACCCCCGGCCACCCGGAAGTGCATCACACCCCCGGCGTCGAGACCACGACCGGTCCGCTGGGCCAGGGCCTGGCCACCGCCGTCGGCATGGCGATGGCCGAAGCCCATCTGGCCGGCCGCTTTGGCTCTGAGCTCGTCGACCACCGCACCTGGGTGATTGCCGGCGACGGCTGCCTGATGGAAGGCGTCAGCCACGAGGCCATCAGCATCGCCGGCCGCCTGAAGCTGAACAAGCTGACGGTGCTGTTCGACGACAACAACACCACCATCGACGGCGAGGCGACCATCGCCGAGACCGGCGACCAGGTCGGCCGCTTCAAGGCCGCCGGCTGGGCCGTGAAGGTGGTCGACGGCCACGATCATGCGAAGATCGCCGCCGCCCTGCGCTGGGCCACCAAGCAGGACCGCCCGACCATGATCGCGTGCAAGACGCTGATCTCGAAGGGCGCGGGTCCGAAAGAAGGCGACCCCCACAGCCACGGCTACACCCTGTTCGACGACCAGATCCGCGACGCCCGCGTCGCCATGGGCTGGGACGCCGAGCCGTTCACCGTGCCGGGCGACATCGCCACGGCCTGGAAGAGCGTCGGCCGTCGCGGCGCCAAGGTCCGCAAGGCCTGGGAGGCCAAGCTGGCCGCTTCGATCAATGCCAGCGACTTCAAGCGCGCCATGGCGGGCGAGTTGCCGGAAAGCGCTTTCGAAGCGCTCGACGCCCACATCGCCAAGGCCGTAGAGACCAAGCCGGTCAACGCCACCCGCGTCCACTCGGGCTCGGCCCTGGACCAGCTGATCCCCGCGATCCCGGACATGATCGGCGGCTCGGCCGACCTGACCGGCTCGAACAACACCCTGGTCAAGGGCATGGGCGCCTTCGACGCGCCGGAATACACCGGCCGCTACGTCCACTATGGCGTGCGCGAGTTCGGCATGGCCGCGGCCATGAATGGCATGTCGCTGCACGGCGGCGTGATCCCGTATTCGGGCACCTTCCTGGCCTTCGCCGACTACAGCCGCGCGGCGATTCGTCTTGGAGCTTTGATGGAAGCCCGCGTCATCCACGTGATGACCCACGACTCCATCGGCCTGGGCGAGGACGGTCCGACCCACCAGCCGGTGGAACAGGTCGCGTCCCTGCGCGCCATCCCGAACCTGCTGGTCTTCCGCCCGGCCGACGCGGTGGAAGCCGCCGAGTGCTGGAAGGTCGCCCTGCAACACCAGCGCACCCCCTCGGTCATGGCCCTGTCGCGCCAGAAGACTCCGCACGTCCGCACCGGCGGTGGCGACCTGTCGGCCAAGGGCGCCTATGAGCTGCTGGCGGCCGAGGGCGGCGAAGCCGAGGTGACGATCTTCGCCTCGGGCACCGAGGTTGGCGTCGCCGTCGCTGCGCGCGACATCCTGCAGGCCAACGGCAAGCCCACCCGCGTCGTCTCGACCCCCTGCTGGGAACTGTTCGACAAGCAGGACGCCGCCTACCAGGCTTCCGTCATCGGCACGGCGCCGGTGCGCGTCGCCGTCGAGGCCGGCATCAAGATGGGCTGGGAGCGCTTCATCGGCGAGGACGGCAAGTTCGTCGGCATGAAGAGCTTCGGCGCCTCGGCCCCGTTCGAGCGCCTCTACAAGGAATTCGGCATCACCGCCGAAGCCGTCGCCGAAGCCGCCGGCGCCTGA
- a CDS encoding NAD(+) synthase encodes MGSPSFFSPYRHGFVRVATAVPKVKLADPAANARSVLALAREAHEAGVAVIVFPELGLTGYTIDDLLQQDVLLDAVETAVATLVEASADLAPMIVVGAPLRDNARLYNTAVAIHGGKVLGVVPKSFLPNYREFYERRWFTPGAGVTGKLLTLAGHSAPFGTDVLFHGEGVTPFTVGVEICEDVWTPTPPSTTQAMAGAEILLNLSASNITIGKSETRRLLCASQSSRMIAAYVYSAAGAGESSTDLAWDGHVDIHEMGALLAQSPRFSTGAAWTFADIDVDRLRQERMRVGSFGDAMALSPPKVPFRTVGFAFQPPPGDLALARPIERFPFTPSDPAKLRENCYEAYNIQVQGLARRLEASGLKKLVIGISGGLDSTQALLVAAKAVDQLGLPRANILAYTLPGFATSDRTKDNAWALMRAMGVTAAELDIRPAATQMLKDLDHPFGRGEAVYDVTFENVQAGLRTDYLFRLANHNAALVVGTGDLSELALGWCTYGVGDHMSHYNPNCGAAKTLIQHLIRFVAHSGDVDAATTALLEDILATEISPELVPGEKAQATESFVGPYALQDFNLYYMTRYGMAPSKIAFLAWTAWHDAEKGGWPVGLPDDARRAYDLAEIKRWLELFLKRFFANQFKRSAVPNGPKISSGGALSPRGDWRMPSDVTADAWLAELHAGTPSG; translated from the coding sequence TTGGGTAGTCCGTCGTTCTTCTCGCCCTATCGCCACGGCTTCGTCCGCGTGGCCACCGCCGTTCCCAAGGTGAAACTGGCCGATCCGGCGGCCAATGCGCGGAGCGTGCTGGCCCTGGCCCGCGAGGCGCATGAGGCCGGCGTGGCGGTCATCGTGTTCCCCGAGCTTGGCCTGACTGGCTACACGATCGATGACCTGCTGCAGCAGGACGTGCTGCTGGACGCGGTCGAGACGGCCGTCGCGACCCTGGTAGAGGCCAGCGCCGACCTTGCGCCGATGATCGTGGTCGGCGCGCCGCTTCGAGACAACGCACGGCTCTACAACACCGCCGTGGCGATCCACGGCGGCAAGGTGCTGGGCGTCGTGCCCAAAAGCTTCCTGCCCAACTATCGCGAGTTCTACGAGCGCCGCTGGTTCACGCCGGGCGCCGGCGTGACGGGCAAGCTCCTGACCCTGGCCGGACACAGCGCGCCGTTCGGGACCGACGTCCTGTTCCACGGCGAGGGCGTGACGCCGTTCACCGTCGGCGTCGAGATCTGCGAGGATGTCTGGACGCCCACCCCGCCCAGCACCACCCAGGCCATGGCTGGGGCCGAGATCCTGCTGAACCTCTCGGCCAGCAATATCACCATCGGCAAGTCCGAGACGCGTCGCCTGCTCTGCGCCAGCCAGTCGTCGCGGATGATCGCGGCCTATGTCTATTCGGCGGCCGGGGCGGGCGAGAGTTCGACGGACCTGGCCTGGGACGGCCATGTCGACATACACGAGATGGGCGCCCTGCTGGCCCAGAGCCCGCGGTTCTCGACCGGCGCGGCCTGGACCTTCGCCGACATCGACGTCGACCGCCTGCGCCAGGAGCGGATGCGGGTCGGCAGCTTTGGCGACGCCATGGCGCTGAGCCCGCCCAAGGTCCCGTTCCGGACGGTGGGCTTCGCCTTCCAGCCGCCGCCCGGTGACTTGGCCCTGGCCCGCCCGATCGAGCGCTTTCCGTTCACGCCGTCGGATCCCGCCAAGCTGCGCGAGAACTGCTACGAGGCCTATAATATCCAAGTCCAGGGGCTGGCCCGGCGGCTGGAGGCTTCGGGGCTCAAGAAGCTGGTCATCGGCATCTCCGGCGGCCTCGACTCGACCCAGGCCCTGCTGGTGGCGGCCAAGGCGGTCGACCAACTGGGACTGCCGCGCGCCAACATCCTGGCCTACACCCTGCCGGGCTTCGCCACCTCGGATCGCACCAAGGACAATGCCTGGGCGCTGATGCGGGCCATGGGCGTCACCGCCGCCGAGCTCGATATCCGTCCGGCCGCGACCCAGATGCTGAAGGACCTCGACCACCCGTTCGGGCGCGGCGAGGCGGTCTACGACGTGACCTTCGAAAACGTGCAGGCGGGCCTACGGACGGACTACCTCTTCCGCCTGGCAAACCATAACGCGGCGCTCGTGGTCGGGACCGGCGATCTGTCCGAGTTGGCCTTGGGCTGGTGCACCTACGGCGTTGGCGACCACATGAGCCACTACAATCCCAATTGCGGGGCGGCCAAGACGCTGATCCAGCACCTGATCCGCTTCGTGGCCCATTCCGGCGACGTCGACGCGGCCACCACGGCGCTGCTGGAGGACATACTGGCCACCGAGATCTCGCCGGAACTGGTGCCGGGCGAGAAGGCTCAGGCCACCGAAAGCTTTGTCGGGCCGTACGCCCTGCAGGATTTCAACCTCTACTACATGACGCGCTACGGCATGGCGCCGTCCAAGATCGCCTTCCTGGCCTGGACCGCCTGGCATGACGCGGAAAAGGGCGGCTGGCCCGTCGGCCTGCCGGACGACGCGAGGCGCGCCTACGACCTGGCCGAGATCAAGCGCTGGCTGGAGCTTTTCCTGAAGCGGTTCTTCGCCAACCAGTTCAAGCGCTCGGCCGTACCCAACGGACCGAAGATTTCGTCGGGCGGCGCCCTCTCGCCGCGCGGCGACTGGCGGATGCCGTCCGATGTCACCGCAGACGCATGGTTGGCGGAACTGCACGCGGGGACGCCAAGCGGATGA
- a CDS encoding mannose-1-phosphate guanylyltransferase/mannose-6-phosphate isomerase: MASIYPVILCGGSGTRLWPASRSDQPKQFLKLVGDLSSFQETVLRVKDIPGVAEIVIVTGEAMIGFVSEQTAEIGVLVTILVEPEARDSAPAVAAAAAYVEGQDPDGVVLMLAADHHIAQPEIFRDAAVTAAKAAEQDLIVTFGVQPTVPATGFGYIRPGAPLLDGSVNAVAAFVEKPDQATAERYLLEGYLWNSGNFAFKASTLLAEFEAFEPSVAAAAKACVALLKLDASLGRLDRETFAQAKKISLDYAVMEHTQKAAVVPAAFAWSDLGAWDAIWEASIRDHDGNAQDGDVDLHGATNVLVRTTGPYVGVIGVSDIVVVVEADAVLVCHRKDSQAVKTLVDGLKAKGRSIASRKSAAPNGTETLVSTDGFDVELRRVPGGDVVALPASTVQVLEGALEMDGDVYAAGALIPLDAEARARAIGAVTLLVTKPR; this comes from the coding sequence TTGGCTTCGATCTATCCGGTGATCCTGTGCGGCGGCTCAGGCACGCGGCTTTGGCCCGCGTCGCGCAGCGATCAGCCCAAGCAGTTCCTGAAGCTGGTCGGCGACCTTTCCTCCTTTCAGGAAACCGTGCTGCGGGTGAAGGACATTCCCGGCGTCGCCGAGATCGTCATTGTCACCGGCGAGGCGATGATCGGCTTCGTCTCTGAGCAGACCGCAGAGATCGGCGTCCTCGTCACCATCCTGGTCGAACCCGAGGCCCGCGACAGCGCCCCCGCCGTGGCCGCGGCCGCCGCCTATGTAGAAGGCCAGGACCCGGACGGCGTCGTGCTGATGCTAGCCGCCGACCACCACATCGCCCAGCCTGAGATCTTCCGGGACGCCGCCGTCACCGCCGCCAAGGCGGCCGAGCAGGATCTGATCGTCACCTTCGGCGTGCAGCCCACCGTGCCGGCCACGGGCTTCGGCTACATCCGCCCGGGCGCGCCGCTGCTGGACGGCTCCGTTAATGCGGTGGCGGCCTTCGTCGAGAAGCCCGACCAGGCGACCGCCGAGCGCTATCTGCTGGAAGGCTATCTCTGGAACAGCGGCAACTTCGCGTTCAAGGCCTCTACCCTGCTGGCGGAGTTCGAGGCCTTCGAGCCGTCGGTCGCCGCCGCCGCCAAGGCCTGCGTCGCCCTGCTCAAGCTGGACGCGAGCCTCGGCCGCCTGGACCGTGAGACCTTCGCCCAGGCCAAGAAGATCTCGCTCGACTACGCGGTTATGGAGCACACCCAGAAGGCCGCCGTCGTGCCGGCCGCCTTCGCCTGGTCGGACCTGGGCGCCTGGGACGCGATCTGGGAGGCGTCGATCCGGGACCATGACGGCAACGCCCAGGACGGCGATGTCGACCTGCACGGCGCCACGAACGTCCTGGTCCGCACTACGGGACCCTATGTCGGCGTCATCGGCGTCAGCGACATCGTCGTGGTGGTCGAGGCCGACGCGGTTCTCGTCTGCCACCGCAAGGACAGCCAGGCGGTGAAGACCCTGGTCGACGGCCTGAAGGCCAAGGGGCGCTCGATCGCCTCACGCAAGAGCGCGGCTCCGAACGGGACGGAGACCCTGGTCTCGACCGACGGTTTCGACGTCGAGCTGCGCCGCGTCCCCGGAGGCGATGTGGTGGCCTTGCCGGCCTCGACCGTGCAGGTGCTGGAAGGCGCGCTGGAGATGGACGGCGACGTCTACGCCGCCGGCGCCCTGATCCCCCTGGACGCCGAGGCGCGGGCGCGCGCCATCGGCGCGGTGACTCTGCTGGTCACGAAGCCGCGCTAG
- a CDS encoding AGE family epimerase/isomerase, giving the protein MTAFADAARLRDRLKTWALEAAYPLWWETGADHVKGGFFEKIDLDGQPVDGPRRGRVLPRQIFSYALAGELGWTGPWREAVAHGLAFYLKAYRRPDGLFRALIGPNGESLDDTADLYDQAFALFALAAVAKALPDRKAETKAIAVHLLEKLRAERKHPLAGFHLSNPPTTPLQSNPHMHLFEAMLAWNEVDDDPSWRALADEIGGLALTKFTHAESGQIREFFDLDWNPAPGVEGRICEPGHQFEWGWLLLRWGRLADRDDAIVAALKMIEAGEAHGVDLARGVAVNALLDDYSIHDNSARLWPQTERIKASVLAAQITGEARWWDMAAAGAEGLMTYLRTPVPGLWRDKYQADETFVEEPAPASSFYHITCAIAEFDRAVSAAQA; this is encoded by the coding sequence ATGACCGCCTTCGCCGACGCCGCCCGCCTGCGCGACCGCCTGAAGACCTGGGCGCTGGAGGCCGCCTATCCGCTGTGGTGGGAGACCGGCGCCGACCATGTAAAGGGCGGCTTCTTCGAGAAGATCGATCTCGACGGCCAGCCGGTGGACGGCCCGCGCCGCGGCCGCGTGCTGCCCCGGCAGATCTTTTCCTATGCCCTGGCCGGCGAGCTGGGCTGGACAGGCCCTTGGCGCGAGGCGGTCGCCCATGGCCTGGCCTTCTATCTGAAAGCCTACCGCCGGCCCGACGGCCTGTTCCGCGCCCTGATCGGTCCGAACGGCGAGAGCCTGGACGACACCGCTGATCTTTACGACCAGGCTTTCGCTCTGTTCGCCCTGGCGGCCGTGGCCAAGGCGCTGCCGGATCGTAAGGCAGAGACCAAGGCGATCGCCGTCCACCTGCTCGAGAAGCTCCGCGCCGAGCGTAAGCATCCGCTGGCCGGATTCCACCTGAGCAATCCGCCGACCACGCCGCTGCAGTCCAACCCGCACATGCATCTGTTCGAGGCCATGCTGGCCTGGAACGAGGTCGACGACGATCCGTCCTGGCGCGCCTTGGCCGACGAGATCGGCGGTCTGGCGCTGACCAAGTTTACCCACGCGGAGAGCGGTCAGATCCGCGAGTTCTTCGATCTCGACTGGAACCCCGCGCCCGGCGTCGAGGGCCGTATCTGCGAGCCGGGCCATCAGTTCGAATGGGGCTGGCTACTGCTGCGCTGGGGTAGGCTGGCGGACCGCGACGATGCGATCGTCGCCGCCCTGAAGATGATCGAGGCTGGCGAGGCCCATGGCGTCGACCTGGCGCGCGGGGTGGCGGTCAACGCTTTGCTGGACGACTACTCGATCCACGACAACAGCGCTCGCCTCTGGCCCCAGACCGAGCGCATCAAAGCCTCTGTGCTGGCCGCCCAGATCACCGGCGAGGCCCGCTGGTGGGACATGGCCGCCGCCGGCGCTGAAGGCCTGATGACCTATCTCCGCACGCCGGTTCCAGGCCTGTGGCGCGACAAATACCAGGCCGACGAGACCTTCGTGGAGGAGCCGGCGCCCGCCAGCTCGTTCTATCACATCACTTGCGCTATCGCGGAGTTCGACCGGGCGGTCAGCGCGGCCCAGGCCTAA